In Rhizobium sp. WSM4643, the following are encoded in one genomic region:
- a CDS encoding acyltransferase family protein: MNAGKQFFTALEALRGIAAVVVMFLHTGGTLGPMPANIGYLAVDLFFLLSGVVLANSYERQLTAGQISPAGFLLQRIIRLYPLYLLSLPIGLFNYALQNGLDYFTLAGLLLKAILFVPSTNLESLFPFNGPSWSLFFELWAGMLFSVLLTRLSLSSLLAIALGTAGITMCGALVGGNLDIGHQPGYFIFGFSRVLFSFSLGICLYRLYDIQNPTTANNGNIVGLCLCGCLIFITGISASTFFGFPYFDFSICLVVFPAIVWLAMRTRQTGLVELLFRWLGRLSYPIYILHGPIFSLLQSLRQKGFDLPASPASGMVVVIAIFIAAGIVAIRFDEPARKKLKTMVAPNPASAVPSASNAGAE, translated from the coding sequence TTGAACGCTGGCAAACAATTTTTCACAGCTCTTGAGGCGTTGCGAGGAATTGCGGCCGTCGTGGTCATGTTCCTTCATACCGGTGGCACGCTGGGTCCGATGCCGGCGAATATCGGTTACCTTGCCGTTGACCTCTTCTTTCTATTGAGCGGCGTCGTTCTTGCAAATTCATATGAGAGGCAGCTGACAGCGGGACAGATTTCGCCCGCCGGATTTCTGCTGCAGCGTATCATTCGGCTTTATCCCCTTTATCTTCTTTCGCTTCCGATTGGCCTTTTCAACTATGCACTTCAAAACGGGTTGGACTACTTCACCCTGGCAGGCCTTCTGCTGAAGGCGATCCTGTTCGTTCCAAGCACAAATCTTGAAAGTCTCTTTCCTTTCAATGGGCCTAGCTGGTCGCTCTTCTTCGAGCTCTGGGCGGGGATGTTGTTCTCCGTCCTTCTGACACGACTATCACTTAGTAGCTTGCTCGCCATCGCCCTGGGGACTGCGGGCATCACCATGTGCGGGGCATTGGTCGGAGGCAACCTCGACATCGGCCACCAGCCTGGCTACTTCATATTTGGCTTTTCAAGGGTGCTGTTCTCGTTCTCGCTCGGGATCTGCCTCTACAGGCTCTATGATATCCAGAACCCGACTACGGCCAATAACGGCAACATTGTCGGCCTTTGTCTGTGTGGATGTCTGATCTTCATCACAGGCATATCGGCCAGCACGTTCTTCGGTTTCCCGTATTTTGATTTCTCAATATGCCTCGTGGTCTTTCCGGCCATTGTCTGGCTCGCGATGCGCACAAGGCAGACCGGTTTGGTCGAGCTGCTATTCCGTTGGCTGGGGAGGCTTTCCTATCCGATTTATATTCTACACGGGCCAATCTTCAGCCTGCTGCAGTCACTGCGGCAAAAGGGCTTTGACCTTCCGGCCTCTCCGGCATCAGGTATGGTCGTCGTGATAGCGATTTTCATTGCGGCTGGGATCGTTGCCATTCGCTTCGACGAGCCAGCGCGCAAAAAGCTCAAGAC
- a CDS encoding DUF4864 domain-containing protein — translation MRAFFAVLILCAASALSFVSARAEDPIDTTRTMIEEQIKAFLKDDAETAYSFAAPGIRAMYPDKNLFFAMVKKSYEPVYHPGNYAFGRSRSIDNGALIYHEVLISGRDGKDWTAIYQIMRQPDGSYRINGVQIMPDSDSKGI, via the coding sequence ATGCGCGCCTTCTTCGCAGTTCTCATCCTGTGTGCCGCATCCGCCCTCTCCTTCGTATCGGCCCGCGCCGAAGATCCGATCGACACGACGCGGACGATGATCGAGGAACAGATCAAGGCCTTCCTCAAGGACGATGCCGAGACCGCCTATTCCTTCGCCGCGCCCGGCATCAGGGCGATGTATCCCGATAAGAACCTGTTCTTCGCCATGGTGAAGAAGAGCTACGAGCCGGTCTATCACCCAGGCAATTATGCCTTCGGGCGCAGCCGCTCGATCGACAACGGCGCGCTGATCTATCACGAGGTGCTGATTTCTGGCCGCGACGGCAAGGACTGGACGGCGATCTACCAGATCATGCGCCAGCCGGACGGCAGCTACAGGATCAATGGCGTGCAGATCATGCCGGACTCGGACAGCAAGGGTATCTGA
- the fabF gene encoding beta-ketoacyl-ACP synthase II, with the protein MDRIVVTGMGLVSPLGTGVDPAWKRLLDGGSGLRVLAEDIVGELSAKVGGIVPGIAEDAEAGFDPDRYIPPKDQKKMDRFIHFAMAATEEAVKQAGWMPTGEGERQRTATIIASGVGGFPAIAEAVRIGETRGVRRLSPFTVPAFLVNLAAGQVSIRYGFKGPLGAPVTACAASVQAIGDAARLIRSGEADVAICGGAEACIDKVSLGGFAAARALSTGFNETPELASRPFDTARDGFVMGEGAGILVIETLEHALARGATPLAELVGYGTAADAYHMTSGPEDGDGARRAIDAALRQAKIPASEVKHLNAHATSTPVGDRGEIAAIGTIFGRNGGIAVSATKSATGHLLGAAGGLEAIFTILALRDQIAPPTRNLDQADPAADGIDIVGKTARPLAMDYAITNGFGFGGVNASALFRRWS; encoded by the coding sequence ATGGATCGTATCGTTGTCACCGGAATGGGACTTGTCTCGCCACTCGGCACCGGCGTCGATCCCGCCTGGAAGCGCCTTCTCGACGGCGGTTCGGGGCTGAGGGTGCTGGCGGAGGATATCGTCGGCGAGCTCTCGGCCAAGGTCGGCGGCATCGTTCCCGGTATCGCGGAAGATGCTGAGGCCGGCTTCGATCCCGATCGTTACATCCCGCCGAAAGACCAAAAGAAGATGGACCGTTTCATCCACTTCGCCATGGCGGCGACGGAGGAAGCAGTAAAACAGGCCGGCTGGATGCCGACCGGCGAAGGAGAGCGCCAGCGCACGGCAACGATAATCGCGTCGGGGGTTGGCGGCTTTCCGGCGATCGCCGAAGCGGTGCGGATCGGCGAAACGCGCGGCGTGCGGCGGCTGTCGCCCTTCACCGTGCCCGCCTTCCTCGTCAACCTCGCCGCCGGCCAGGTCAGCATCCGCTACGGCTTCAAGGGGCCGCTCGGGGCCCCGGTGACGGCGTGTGCGGCCAGCGTCCAGGCAATCGGCGACGCGGCGCGGCTGATCCGCTCCGGCGAAGCGGATGTGGCGATCTGCGGCGGTGCCGAGGCCTGCATCGACAAGGTGAGCCTCGGCGGCTTTGCCGCTGCACGTGCCCTTTCCACCGGCTTCAACGAGACGCCGGAGCTGGCGTCACGGCCCTTCGACACGGCCCGCGACGGTTTCGTCATGGGCGAAGGCGCCGGCATCCTGGTCATCGAGACGCTCGAGCACGCGCTTGCCCGCGGCGCCACACCACTCGCCGAGCTCGTCGGCTACGGCACGGCGGCAGACGCCTACCACATGACCTCAGGACCTGAAGATGGCGACGGCGCCCGCCGGGCGATTGACGCGGCACTGCGGCAGGCAAAGATCCCCGCCTCCGAGGTCAAGCATCTCAACGCGCATGCGACCTCGACGCCGGTCGGTGACAGAGGCGAGATCGCGGCGATCGGCACAATCTTCGGCCGCAATGGCGGCATTGCCGTCAGCGCGACCAAATCGGCGACGGGGCATCTGCTCGGTGCCGCCGGCGGGCTGGAGGCGATCTTCACCATCCTTGCGCTGCGCGACCAGATCGCGCCGCCGACCCGCAACCTGGATCAGGCCGATCCGGCCGCCGACGGCATCGATATCGTCGGCAAGACGGCGCGGCCGCTGGCAATGGACTATGCGATCACCAACGGTTTCGGCTTCGGCGGGGTGAATGCCAGTGCCCTCTTCCGGCGCTGGTCGTAA
- a CDS encoding winged helix-turn-helix transcriptional regulator yields MQRTSFSDFKCPAARALDSVGDWWSMLILRDAFQGLSRFDEFQKSLGVAPNILTRRLKHLTEKGLFERRLYHQRPARYEYMLTDKGRDFFPVLMTLFSWGNRHIPEEDLAFLLGDAASGKERRTVLVDARTGEQVTPENTSLLAGPAADDEVHERIARMRAWYLGIDA; encoded by the coding sequence ATGCAACGGACGAGCTTCAGTGACTTCAAATGCCCGGCGGCGCGCGCGCTCGACAGCGTCGGCGACTGGTGGAGCATGCTGATCCTGCGCGACGCCTTCCAGGGGCTTTCGCGCTTCGACGAATTCCAGAAAAGCCTCGGCGTGGCGCCGAATATCCTGACACGGCGGCTGAAACACCTGACGGAAAAGGGGCTGTTCGAACGGCGGCTCTACCATCAGCGCCCTGCCCGCTACGAATATATGCTGACGGACAAGGGCCGTGATTTCTTTCCTGTTCTGATGACCCTGTTTTCCTGGGGAAACCGGCACATTCCTGAGGAAGACCTTGCCTTTCTCTTGGGCGATGCCGCCTCCGGTAAAGAGCGTCGGACGGTGCTGGTCGATGCGCGGACCGGCGAACAGGTGACACCCGAAAACACCAGCCTGCTTGCAGGCCCTGCCGCCGACGATGAGGTGCATGAGCGGATCGCCCGCATGCGCGCCTGGTATCTCGGCATCGACGCATAG
- a CDS encoding membrane protein: MPWIAYIAHFIAAAFLTNGIPHFVNGVSGRRFRIPFAQGAKLGSPTANVVWGWANFVIAFLLFANVGPLYIGTPGDTIFMAIGMLVTGILLARIFESDAV; the protein is encoded by the coding sequence TTGCCCTGGATCGCCTATATCGCCCATTTTATCGCCGCCGCGTTTCTGACCAACGGCATCCCGCATTTCGTCAACGGAGTGAGCGGCCGGCGCTTCCGCATCCCATTCGCGCAAGGGGCAAAGCTTGGCTCGCCGACAGCCAATGTCGTTTGGGGCTGGGCGAATTTCGTCATCGCCTTCCTGCTGTTTGCCAATGTCGGGCCGCTCTATATCGGCACGCCGGGCGATACGATCTTCATGGCAATCGGCATGCTCGTCACCGGCATTCTGCTCGCCCGGATTTTCGAGAGCGACGCCGTTTAG
- a CDS encoding calcium-binding protein gives MAQAVRINDIIRSFGIDTHIDYTDGKYSNVGEVVKALDYLGLDTVRDHAPNSASDPNGQTHLGDAAEAGVQFVFSAQREVDPATVTQRLHDFVQAHPGSVVGIEGPNEVNNWPVSYQGLSGQAAAVAYQKDLSAAVNADPLLKNIPVLGFTGYTVASASDYTTIHTYAKDGDQPYSWLSRESGVQRAADPGKPLAITETGYHTSLTADTNGGWEGVSEATQAKLLLNTLMDGAALGSKQTFIYELLDAYSDPQGTNQEKHFGLFHLDYSAKPAATAVHNLTEILADEGAAKASFSTGTLNYSIDGLPSSARSLLTEKSDGSYQITIWNEPDIWNQSTDTAIQAADTAVKVNLGASFGSVKVFDPLTGTTAIKSLSNVSSLTLDVVDHPVIVEVAGTGASTPPPATNHLYGGTGNDTFTVTNANQIVDESRGGGTDTVMSSISFSLKDTAHTIGNVENLTLTGTANLNGTGNGLVNVLVGNSGNNILDGSTGADHMAGRAGNDTYVVDNAGDFADETAGSGKDTVKASTSFSLADLKRTAGTIENLALTGTANLSATGNNTSNVLTGNDGSNSLNGGKGADQLSGGLGNDKLIGKAGADILTGGGGADSFVFDVKPDNVSIDKIRDFSSAAGDKMLLDHSIFAALSLSGFSDENFVVGTKALEADDRLIYDQASGILSFDADGSAAGAAIHVADLDNSPALHFKDFVLI, from the coding sequence ATGGCTCAAGCCGTTAGAATAAACGATATTATTCGTTCCTTTGGAATTGACACGCATATCGACTACACCGACGGAAAATATTCCAACGTCGGAGAAGTTGTTAAGGCTCTCGACTATCTTGGCCTTGATACAGTTCGCGATCACGCCCCCAACTCCGCCTCCGATCCTAACGGCCAAACGCATCTCGGCGATGCCGCCGAAGCCGGCGTGCAATTCGTCTTCAGCGCCCAGCGGGAAGTCGACCCCGCTACCGTCACCCAGCGGCTGCACGATTTCGTGCAGGCCCATCCCGGATCGGTCGTCGGCATCGAAGGCCCGAACGAAGTCAACAACTGGCCGGTCAGCTATCAGGGCCTGAGCGGCCAGGCCGCAGCGGTCGCCTATCAGAAGGACCTGTCTGCCGCGGTCAACGCCGATCCCTTGCTGAAGAATATCCCCGTTCTCGGCTTTACCGGATATACGGTCGCGTCGGCCTCCGACTACACGACGATCCACACCTATGCGAAGGATGGCGACCAGCCATATTCATGGCTTTCCCGGGAATCCGGCGTTCAGCGCGCTGCCGATCCGGGCAAGCCGCTGGCGATCACCGAGACCGGTTACCACACCTCGCTCACCGCCGATACCAATGGCGGCTGGGAAGGCGTCAGTGAAGCGACGCAGGCAAAACTCCTGCTCAATACGCTGATGGACGGCGCCGCCCTCGGCTCGAAGCAGACATTCATCTACGAGCTGCTGGACGCCTATTCCGATCCGCAGGGCACCAATCAGGAAAAGCATTTCGGCCTTTTTCATCTCGACTATTCCGCCAAGCCGGCTGCGACGGCGGTCCACAATCTGACCGAAATCCTTGCGGACGAAGGCGCTGCGAAGGCGAGCTTCAGCACGGGGACCCTCAATTATTCGATCGACGGTCTGCCGTCCTCGGCCCGCAGCCTGCTGACGGAAAAATCGGACGGAAGCTACCAGATCACCATCTGGAATGAGCCCGATATCTGGAACCAGTCCACTGATACCGCCATTCAGGCTGCGGACACGGCCGTCAAAGTCAATCTCGGCGCCTCGTTCGGCTCCGTGAAGGTCTTCGACCCGCTGACCGGAACGACGGCGATCAAAAGCCTCAGCAACGTCTCATCGCTGACGCTCGATGTCGTCGACCATCCCGTTATCGTCGAGGTAGCAGGCACCGGCGCCAGCACACCGCCGCCGGCCACCAACCATCTTTACGGCGGCACCGGCAACGACACCTTCACCGTGACCAATGCGAATCAAATCGTCGACGAAAGCCGGGGCGGCGGAACGGATACCGTCATGTCGTCGATCAGCTTCAGCCTCAAGGATACGGCACATACGATCGGAAACGTCGAGAATCTGACGTTGACCGGCACCGCCAATCTTAACGGCACCGGAAATGGCCTGGTGAATGTTCTCGTCGGCAATTCCGGCAACAATATCCTCGATGGAAGCACCGGCGCCGACCACATGGCGGGGCGCGCCGGCAACGATACCTACGTGGTCGACAATGCCGGCGATTTTGCCGATGAAACAGCCGGATCCGGCAAGGACACCGTCAAGGCTTCGACTTCCTTCAGCCTGGCCGATCTGAAGCGCACGGCCGGAACGATCGAGAACCTTGCCTTGACCGGAACGGCCAATCTCAGCGCGACGGGCAACAACACGTCCAACGTGCTGACCGGCAACGACGGCAGCAACAGTCTCAATGGCGGCAAGGGCGCCGACCAGTTGAGCGGCGGGCTCGGCAACGACAAGCTGATCGGCAAAGCCGGCGCCGACATCCTGACCGGCGGCGGAGGGGCCGATTCCTTCGTTTTCGACGTTAAGCCCGACAATGTGAGCATCGACAAGATCCGGGATTTCTCCTCGGCGGCCGGCGACAAGATGCTGCTCGACCATTCGATTTTCGCCGCACTCAGCCTATCCGGATTTTCGGATGAGAATTTCGTTGTCGGTACGAAAGCGCTCGAAGCTGACGATAGACTGATCTACGACCAGGCCAGCGGCATTCTATCCTTTGATGCGGATGGAAGTGCCGCGGGTGCGGCAATCCATGTCGCCGATCTCGACAATTCTCCGGCGCTTCACTTCAAGGATTTCGTGCTGATCTGA
- a CDS encoding alpha-amylase family glycosyl hydrolase: protein MTVNVQFRFRSGLPSMAFDNVRLRGSWDEQGRPSNEWTSVPMQRSRDEDGYDVFVIRVPFPDDEIGTHFRWGIELDRPGASSLWAIAAEMDDEASTGRERCFDLQQAMAPQTYYLTWIGRLGANRVKRRDGADGIRFSVWAPNARAVSLVLADPAVGYIADDGTGTVATIRMRRTVDGFWSVETGEDHGLSDFDSMVGTPYMYRVTRDDGSLAYRTDIWSLMQIGAGDFDPDGAIYHGSPAALDGPQSCSVVCDPKRVVLPSGEELAAEAFWADEFAGGRKLPDRLEDLVIYELHVGALGFGKAAPGTLDDAIAFVEHLSALGVNAVELLPIAEFETRANWGYGTSHFFAADQGAGGTDRLKMFVKVCHQRGIAVILDVCYNHFDPDGERAQWAYDSNDHTRNIYYWYEGRPGDYADPTGGYIDNISTGWAPRFDEEAVRQLLISSAAFLVSVCHIDGFRLDQTSSIHQYPVLHADGRRADRAAAFGAKFLKQWTRTIRLIKPQLFLTAEDYSDWSAMTEPSLTGNGLGFDATWYGDFHHNLVEYHGGAQAQLLKNAGFGDKRALTMSSLAGALQTSARSKVVYNQSHDDCGNREGSARTAVIAVNFAPVVGETRAWAEARSRFAAAMTLLSPGTPMFFMGEEIGAQKPYRYNDFLENRENILGEADGSGAGMLSCYRDLIALSIRQNAIRSRNISIPLVHDENRVIAFHRWNDGEDFLVVGSLNDAPFEHGYRLHSERLGDDLWEEIFNSDSRKYGGWNIGNGGGRIRATAGVLNAVLPASGVLVFRRL from the coding sequence ATGACCGTCAATGTTCAATTCCGGTTTCGTAGCGGCTTGCCCTCGATGGCGTTCGACAATGTCCGTCTCCGGGGCAGTTGGGACGAACAAGGCCGCCCCTCGAACGAGTGGACATCTGTTCCAATGCAACGCTCTCGTGACGAGGATGGCTATGATGTCTTTGTCATCCGGGTTCCCTTTCCCGATGACGAGATCGGCACGCATTTTCGCTGGGGGATCGAGTTGGATCGACCCGGCGCTTCAAGTCTTTGGGCGATCGCCGCCGAAATGGACGACGAGGCCTCGACGGGTCGCGAACGCTGCTTCGATCTCCAGCAGGCGATGGCGCCGCAGACCTATTATCTGACATGGATCGGCCGTCTGGGGGCGAATCGGGTTAAAAGGCGCGACGGTGCAGACGGCATTCGTTTTTCGGTCTGGGCGCCGAACGCCAGGGCCGTTTCGCTCGTGCTTGCCGATCCCGCCGTCGGTTACATCGCCGATGACGGCACCGGAACGGTCGCAACCATCAGGATGCGAAGGACCGTCGACGGCTTCTGGAGCGTTGAAACCGGCGAGGACCACGGTCTTTCCGATTTCGACAGCATGGTCGGCACGCCCTATATGTACCGCGTCACGCGGGATGATGGATCGCTCGCCTACCGCACCGATATCTGGTCCCTCATGCAGATCGGCGCGGGAGACTTCGATCCCGATGGAGCGATCTATCACGGATCGCCGGCGGCATTGGACGGACCGCAAAGCTGTTCGGTGGTCTGCGACCCGAAGCGGGTGGTGCTCCCGTCAGGGGAGGAGCTTGCCGCCGAGGCGTTCTGGGCCGACGAATTCGCCGGCGGTCGAAAGCTTCCGGATCGGCTCGAGGATCTGGTGATCTATGAACTGCACGTCGGTGCCCTCGGTTTCGGCAAGGCTGCGCCCGGCACGCTTGATGATGCCATCGCTTTTGTCGAGCATCTCTCAGCGCTCGGCGTCAACGCCGTGGAACTGCTGCCGATTGCGGAATTCGAGACGCGGGCCAACTGGGGTTACGGCACGTCGCATTTCTTTGCCGCCGATCAGGGGGCTGGCGGTACCGATCGGCTGAAGATGTTCGTCAAGGTCTGCCACCAGCGCGGCATCGCCGTCATCCTCGATGTCTGCTACAACCACTTCGATCCGGATGGCGAGCGGGCGCAATGGGCCTACGATTCCAACGATCACACCCGCAATATCTATTATTGGTACGAGGGACGCCCCGGCGATTACGCCGACCCGACAGGCGGCTATATCGACAACATCTCCACGGGATGGGCGCCCCGCTTCGACGAGGAAGCCGTGCGCCAGCTTCTCATTTCGAGCGCGGCATTTCTCGTCTCCGTCTGCCATATCGATGGTTTCCGGCTCGATCAGACAAGTTCGATCCATCAATATCCGGTGCTGCATGCCGATGGCCGGCGCGCCGATCGCGCCGCTGCCTTCGGGGCCAAGTTTCTGAAGCAGTGGACCCGCACGATTCGGCTGATCAAGCCGCAGCTTTTCCTGACGGCCGAGGATTATTCGGACTGGTCGGCGATGACGGAGCCAAGCCTGACCGGCAACGGGCTCGGCTTCGATGCGACCTGGTACGGTGATTTTCATCACAACCTCGTCGAATATCACGGCGGCGCACAGGCGCAGCTGTTGAAGAATGCCGGTTTCGGGGACAAGCGGGCGCTGACCATGTCGTCTCTTGCCGGCGCATTGCAGACGAGCGCGCGATCCAAGGTGGTCTACAATCAGTCGCATGACGATTGCGGCAATCGTGAAGGATCGGCACGGACCGCTGTTATCGCCGTCAATTTCGCGCCTGTTGTCGGCGAGACCAGGGCGTGGGCAGAGGCGAGATCCCGTTTCGCGGCTGCGATGACGCTGCTATCACCGGGGACGCCGATGTTTTTCATGGGCGAGGAAATCGGAGCCCAGAAGCCCTATCGCTACAATGATTTCCTCGAGAACCGGGAGAATATTCTCGGCGAAGCTGATGGCAGTGGGGCAGGGATGCTCAGCTGTTATCGCGATCTGATCGCGCTCAGCATCCGCCAGAATGCCATTCGCTCCCGCAACATCTCCATTCCCCTGGTTCATGATGAAAATCGCGTGATCGCGTTTCATCGATGGAATGACGGCGAGGATTTCCTTGTCGTGGGGTCGCTGAACGACGCTCCCTTCGAACACGGCTATCGGTTGCACAGCGAACGGCTGGGGGACGACCTCTGGGAGGAGATCTTCAACAGCGATTCCCGCAAATATGGCGGCTGGAACATCGGTAACGGCGGCGGAAGAATCAGAGCCACGGCCGGAGTGCTGAATGCCGTGCTGCCGGCATCGGGTGTTCTGGTCTTTCGCAGGCTCTGA
- a CDS encoding metallophosphoesterase family protein — translation MKIIQITDTHFSPGKPHFNGNWAPLLTWIEETGADLIVHTGDLTVDGADKDADITFSMDLMRQVSIPMLIVPGNHDVGHLKGSDQPVNAERLSRWRSLAGDDRWLEDAAGWRFIGLNSLLLGHEDDEEDAQFEWLCQALSDREGRRVALFAHKPLFVDAPDEGDTGYWSVRPSERRRLYDLIAAHDVALFASGHLHWAWQGRFDNTQLTWGPSAAFIIDKMEREMPGERLIGAVVHEFDTAVESTIIAVPGMTAHVLDDVVHEVYPQALKQREPAE, via the coding sequence ATGAAAATCATTCAGATCACCGACACCCATTTCAGTCCCGGCAAGCCGCATTTCAACGGCAACTGGGCACCGCTTCTGACCTGGATCGAAGAGACCGGCGCAGACCTGATCGTTCATACCGGCGATCTCACCGTCGACGGCGCCGACAAAGATGCAGACATCACCTTTTCGATGGATCTGATGCGCCAGGTGTCGATCCCGATGCTGATCGTCCCCGGCAATCACGATGTCGGCCACCTCAAGGGATCGGATCAGCCCGTCAATGCCGAGAGGCTGTCCCGCTGGCGCAGCCTTGCCGGCGACGACCGCTGGCTGGAGGATGCGGCCGGCTGGCGCTTCATCGGGTTGAATTCGCTGCTTCTCGGTCATGAGGATGACGAGGAGGACGCCCAGTTCGAATGGCTCTGCCAGGCGCTTTCCGACAGGGAAGGGCGACGCGTTGCGCTTTTTGCGCACAAGCCGCTATTCGTAGACGCGCCAGATGAAGGCGATACCGGATATTGGAGTGTTCGCCCGTCTGAGCGCCGGCGGCTCTACGATCTGATCGCTGCCCATGACGTGGCGCTGTTTGCAAGCGGCCATCTCCACTGGGCCTGGCAGGGTCGCTTCGACAATACCCAGCTGACATGGGGTCCGTCGGCCGCCTTCATCATCGACAAGATGGAGCGCGAAATGCCGGGCGAGCGCCTGATCGGTGCCGTTGTCCACGAGTTCGATACTGCTGTCGAAAGCACGATCATCGCCGTTCCCGGCATGACTGCGCATGTACTCGACGATGTCGTGCACGAGGTCTATCCCCAGGCGCTCAAGCAGCGGGAACCCGCCGAATGA
- a CDS encoding ABC transporter ATP-binding protein has product MSALSLRGISKAFGSNQILDGVSLDVGAGEFIALVGPSGCGKSTLLRVLAGLDHADQGEILIGGLGMSGVAAADRNIAMVFQSYALYPHLTASENIAVPLAMRRLSRMQRLPFIGSLMPGQRATRAAIARDVKDMAASLKIDHLLDRKPGQMSGGQRQRVALARAMVRQPSIFLMDEPLSNLDANLRVHARGEIVDLHRRAGVPTLYVTHDQAEALSMADRVAVMMGGKLLQIASPEVIYDDPAHIEVARFIGQPRINLLPAFAEGGVIFCGGLRLMLENAADGKTPVTLAIRPEFVFLSKSRHDGLAARIERVEFLGSEVILHCRLDAIGETIVAKVQPSEASGLAAGDPVGLRLSPGRTLIFAEDGSRLAGSVATGDAGLIAGDSQRERAHG; this is encoded by the coding sequence ATGAGCGCGCTCTCGCTTCGCGGCATCAGCAAGGCTTTCGGCAGCAACCAGATCCTTGATGGCGTCAGCCTGGATGTCGGCGCCGGCGAATTCATCGCGCTGGTCGGCCCCTCCGGCTGCGGCAAGAGCACGCTGCTGCGCGTCCTTGCCGGCCTCGACCATGCCGACCAGGGCGAAATCCTGATCGGCGGGCTGGGTATGTCCGGCGTTGCGGCTGCCGACCGCAACATCGCCATGGTCTTTCAGTCCTACGCGCTTTATCCGCACCTGACGGCCTCTGAAAATATCGCCGTGCCGCTGGCGATGCGCCGGCTGTCGAGGATGCAGCGGCTGCCCTTCATCGGGTCGCTGATGCCGGGTCAACGCGCCACCCGCGCGGCGATTGCCCGCGACGTCAAGGATATGGCGGCATCGCTGAAGATCGACCACCTGCTTGACCGCAAGCCCGGTCAGATGTCGGGCGGCCAGCGTCAGCGCGTGGCGCTGGCCCGCGCCATGGTGCGCCAGCCGAGCATCTTCCTGATGGACGAACCGCTCTCCAATCTCGATGCCAATCTGCGCGTTCACGCCCGCGGCGAGATCGTCGACCTGCATCGCCGCGCCGGCGTGCCGACGCTCTATGTCACCCACGACCAGGCGGAAGCGCTTTCCATGGCCGATCGTGTCGCCGTGATGATGGGCGGAAAGCTGCTGCAGATCGCCAGCCCCGAGGTCATCTACGATGACCCCGCCCATATCGAGGTCGCTCGCTTCATCGGCCAGCCGCGCATCAATCTGCTGCCGGCCTTTGCCGAAGGCGGCGTCATTTTCTGCGGCGGCCTGCGCCTGATGCTTGAAAACGCAGCCGACGGGAAGACGCCGGTCACGCTCGCTATTCGCCCGGAATTCGTTTTTCTCTCCAAGAGCCGGCATGACGGCCTTGCCGCCCGGATTGAACGCGTCGAATTCCTGGGCTCCGAGGTCATTCTCCATTGCCGGCTCGACGCGATCGGCGAGACTATCGTCGCCAAGGTTCAGCCCTCCGAAGCCTCGGGCCTCGCGGCCGGCGATCCGGTCGGGCTGCGGCTTTCGCCCGGTCGCACGCTGATCTTTGCCGAGGACGGCAGCCGGCTGGCCGGCAGCGTTGCAACAGGCGATGCCGGGCTGATTGCGGGCGACTCTCAACGGGAGAGGGCGCATGGCTAG